Proteins encoded within one genomic window of Nitrospira sp.:
- a CDS encoding Rrf2 family transcriptional regulator: MKVSHRATYGILAAVDLAMNGKEVPIQARAIARRQSIPVRFLEQVLNAMKKAGLVDSTRGAQGGYLLLRAPSELSVADLLEALDGPVFHDASQNGTGQNRRDTREQLLLGAVWEKVHRAERGVLSAITIDQLVERQRVLDQQQNPMYHI; the protein is encoded by the coding sequence ATGAAAGTTTCACATCGCGCAACGTATGGAATCTTGGCTGCCGTTGACCTTGCCATGAATGGGAAAGAAGTCCCCATTCAGGCTCGGGCCATCGCCAGGCGGCAATCAATTCCTGTGCGATTTCTTGAGCAAGTGCTGAATGCGATGAAGAAGGCCGGTCTCGTCGATAGTACGCGGGGTGCACAGGGGGGCTATCTCCTCTTGCGTGCTCCCTCAGAGCTGTCAGTGGCCGATTTGCTTGAGGCGCTTGATGGACCGGTGTTTCACGACGCATCACAGAATGGGACCGGGCAGAATCGCCGTGATACGAGAGAACAGCTGTTACTCGGGGCGGTGTGGGAAAAAGTGCATCGAGCGGAACGAGGAGTCCTCTCTGCTATCACGATCGATCAATTAGTTGAACGCCAGCGGGTGCTCGATCAGCAACAGAATCCGATGTACCACATCTGA